A genomic region of Sulfobacillus acidophilus DSM 10332 contains the following coding sequences:
- a CDS encoding Dihydrolipoyllysine-residue acetyltransferase (PFAM: 2-oxoacid dehydrogenases acyltransferase (catalytic domain); e3 binding domain; Biotin-requiring enzyme~COGs: COG0508 Pyruvate/2-oxoglutarate dehydrogenase complex dihydrolipoamide acyltransferase (E2) protein~InterPro IPR000089:IPR004167:IPR001078~KEGG: bbe:BBR47_23710 lipoamide acyltransferase component of branched-chain alpha-keto acid dehydrogenase complex~PFAM: 2-oxoacid dehydrogenase acyltransferase, catalytic domain; Biotin/lipoyl attachment; E3 binding~PRIAM: Dihydrolipoyllysine-residue acetyltransferase~SPTR: Lipoamide acyltransferase component of branched-chain alpha-keto acid dehydrogenase complex) → MAIEVVQMPQLGESVTEGTISQWLKNVGDPVEKYESLLEVLTDKVNAEVPAPVTGRVAKILVDAGATVPVGTPICEIEVEGADTGEAEPAPATTDNKGAQPVESPVTAASETASPASSDGRGRYSPAVRRLAKEYGIDPATVAGTGAGGRVTRDDILKAATNRPSAQAAPAQPPVSAPAPQKEPVAAPAITPIPAVIDDGDTVEPLAPIRKVIAERMVRSKQTVPHAWLMVEVDVTGLALLRQRLKDEFKAREGVSLTYLPFMMRAVVEALRAVPQMNAQWNGDSIVYKKRINLGMATATDRGLIVPVVKDADQKNIVGLAKATQELTQKARAGRLTMDDLSGGTFTVDNTGAVGTVLTYPVINAPEVGIVTLESVVKRPMVVGDMIAVRSMVNICLSFDHRVVDGAEAGKFLQVIKKHLESIGPDTSIY, encoded by the coding sequence ATGGCCATTGAAGTAGTGCAAATGCCGCAACTGGGCGAATCGGTCACCGAAGGAACGATCTCGCAGTGGCTGAAAAACGTGGGCGACCCGGTCGAAAAATATGAGTCCCTGTTGGAAGTGTTGACGGATAAGGTGAATGCCGAGGTCCCGGCCCCGGTGACCGGTCGCGTCGCCAAAATTTTGGTGGATGCCGGTGCAACCGTACCCGTGGGAACCCCGATTTGTGAAATTGAAGTGGAAGGCGCCGACACGGGAGAAGCCGAGCCGGCCCCGGCAACCACCGACAACAAGGGGGCCCAGCCGGTAGAGAGTCCGGTAACCGCCGCGTCCGAGACGGCATCCCCGGCCTCGTCCGACGGCCGCGGCCGCTATTCGCCGGCGGTTCGTCGTTTAGCCAAAGAATATGGCATCGATCCGGCGACGGTAGCCGGTACGGGCGCCGGCGGGCGCGTGACGCGCGACGATATTTTGAAGGCGGCCACCAACCGTCCGTCCGCTCAGGCGGCTCCGGCTCAACCACCCGTTTCGGCCCCCGCCCCGCAAAAAGAGCCGGTGGCGGCACCCGCGATAACGCCGATTCCGGCGGTTATCGACGACGGTGATACCGTCGAACCGTTGGCACCGATTCGGAAAGTCATTGCCGAGCGTATGGTGCGGTCGAAACAAACCGTGCCGCATGCGTGGTTAATGGTCGAGGTCGACGTGACCGGATTGGCGCTGTTGCGCCAGCGCCTGAAAGACGAATTTAAGGCGCGGGAGGGCGTATCCCTGACCTATCTGCCCTTTATGATGCGGGCGGTGGTGGAAGCCTTGCGGGCGGTTCCGCAGATGAACGCCCAATGGAACGGGGACAGCATCGTCTACAAAAAACGGATCAATTTGGGTATGGCCACTGCGACCGATCGCGGGTTGATTGTCCCGGTGGTGAAAGACGCCGATCAAAAAAATATCGTAGGACTGGCCAAAGCGACGCAAGAGCTCACGCAAAAGGCGCGCGCCGGTCGCTTAACAATGGACGATCTGAGCGGGGGAACCTTTACGGTCGACAATACCGGGGCAGTGGGAACCGTCCTTACCTATCCGGTCATTAACGCGCCGGAAGTGGGGATTGTGACGTTGGAGTCGGTGGTCAAACGGCCTATGGTGGTCGGGGATATGATTGCCGTCCGGTCAATGGTCAATATCTGCCTCTCGTTTGATCACCGGGTGGTTGACGGCGCGGAGGCCGGCAAGTTCCTGCAAGTGATTAAAAAGCATCTCGAGTCCATCGGCCCTGACACGTCGATTTATTAG
- a CDS encoding 3-methyl-2-oxobutanoate dehydrogenase (2-methylpropanoyl-transferring) (PFAM: Transketolase, C-terminal domain; Transketolase, pyrimidine binding domain~COGs: COG0022 Pyruvate/2-oxoglutarate dehydrogenase complex dehydrogenase (E1) component eukaryotic type beta subunit~InterPro IPR005475:IPR005476~KEGG: bbe:BBR47_23700 2-oxoisovalerate dehydrogenase beta subunit~PFAM: Transketolase-like, pyrimidine-binding domain; Transketolase, C-terminal~PRIAM: 3-methyl-2-oxobutanoate dehydrogenase (2-methylpropanoyl-transferring)~SPTR: 2-oxoisovalerate dehydrogenase beta subunit), which translates to MAVLSYLEAIRETLRQEMRRDPRIIIYGEDVGVRGGVFRVTEGLQKEFGEDRVIDSPLAEAAIVGTAIGAAINGLRPIPEIQFADFIFPAMNQIVQEAARIRYRSNGAFHVPLVIRAPYGGGVHGALYHSQSVEAFFAHVPGLKVVVPGTPYDAKGLLAAAIQDEDPVLYFEHKAAYRSIKGEVPDDRYVIPIGKADLKKAGQHLSIITYGLMVTYALKAAEELEKEGISVEVLDLRSVRPLDTEAIVETAKKTGKVLIVHEDNLTGGIGGEIAAIIAEQALFYLDAPIQRLCGPDVPAMPYSPPLEHAFMVTPDKIRDAAKKLAAF; encoded by the coding sequence ATGGCGGTATTAAGCTATTTAGAAGCAATTCGGGAGACCTTGCGGCAAGAAATGCGCCGCGATCCGCGTATTATCATTTACGGGGAAGATGTAGGGGTGCGGGGGGGCGTGTTTCGCGTCACCGAAGGCCTACAAAAGGAATTTGGCGAGGATCGGGTCATTGATTCACCGTTGGCGGAAGCCGCAATTGTCGGTACGGCAATCGGAGCGGCCATTAACGGGTTGCGGCCCATTCCGGAAATCCAGTTTGCGGATTTCATTTTTCCGGCGATGAACCAAATTGTGCAAGAAGCGGCGCGGATCCGGTACCGTTCAAACGGGGCCTTTCATGTACCGTTAGTGATTCGTGCGCCCTATGGCGGCGGCGTACACGGGGCTTTATATCATTCCCAGAGTGTGGAAGCGTTTTTTGCCCATGTTCCGGGGTTGAAAGTGGTCGTACCGGGAACCCCCTACGACGCCAAAGGCCTTTTGGCCGCCGCCATTCAAGATGAGGACCCGGTGCTTTATTTCGAACATAAAGCCGCCTATCGGTCGATTAAAGGGGAAGTGCCGGACGACCGCTATGTCATTCCCATCGGCAAAGCGGATCTCAAAAAAGCCGGTCAACATCTGTCCATTATCACTTATGGATTAATGGTGACCTATGCGTTGAAAGCGGCCGAGGAATTGGAGAAAGAAGGCATTTCGGTCGAGGTCCTCGATTTGCGGTCGGTCCGTCCCTTGGATACGGAAGCCATTGTGGAAACGGCCAAGAAAACGGGTAAGGTCTTGATTGTGCACGAAGACAACCTGACGGGGGGAATCGGGGGAGAAATTGCCGCCATTATTGCCGAACAGGCGCTGTTCTACCTGGATGCGCCGATTCAGCGGCTATGCGGCCCTGACGTACCCGCTATGCCTTATAGCCCACCCTTAGAGCACGCCTTTATGGTGACCCCAGACAAGATTCGCGACGCAGCGAAGAAACTGGCGGCATTTTAA
- a CDS encoding branched-chain alpha-keto acid dehydrogenase E1 component (PFAM: Dehydrogenase E1 component~COGs: COG1071 Pyruvate/2-oxoglutarate dehydrogenase complex dehydrogenase (E1) component eukaryotic type alpha subunit~InterPro IPR001017~KEGG: sti:Sthe_3477 3-methyl-2-oxobutanoate dehydrogenase (2-methylpropanoyl-transferring)~PFAM: Dehydrogenase, E1 component~PRIAM: 3-methyl-2-oxobutanoate dehydrogenase (2-methylpropanoyl-transferring)~SPTR: 3-methyl-2-oxobutanoate dehydrogenase (2-methylpropanoyl-transferring)), with amino-acid sequence MAEKTGLTPELMREMYYYMALSRAVDDRMWILNRQGRAPVVYTANGHEAAQVGSAFALNRGDDWICPYYRDLALVLAYGMTPREVMLHLLGKADDPNSGGRQMPAHWGHAKLHILTGGSVVATQDVHATGLALASKVLKDGRVSVAYFGEGSTSQGEFHEALNFAAVHKLPVIFFNENNGYAISVPQRRQMAIQDVATRAQGYGMPGVIVDGNDPVKVYEVVKEAAERARRGEGPTLIEAKTYRFVPHSSDDDDRAYRSREEVQEWKKRDPLITFEKRLKDEGILSDQDIKEMQQKIKDIVNDATDYAEKAPYPDPSTLADHVYGSL; translated from the coding sequence ATGGCAGAAAAGACCGGTTTAACCCCGGAATTGATGCGGGAGATGTACTATTACATGGCGCTATCACGCGCTGTAGACGATCGGATGTGGATTTTAAACCGTCAAGGACGGGCTCCGGTCGTCTATACCGCCAATGGGCATGAGGCGGCTCAAGTCGGGTCCGCCTTTGCCTTAAACCGTGGCGATGACTGGATTTGTCCCTATTACCGCGATCTCGCGTTGGTGTTGGCCTATGGGATGACCCCTCGTGAAGTGATGCTGCATTTGTTGGGCAAGGCGGACGATCCCAACTCGGGCGGGCGGCAAATGCCGGCTCACTGGGGTCACGCGAAGCTTCACATATTAACCGGCGGTTCGGTGGTCGCGACCCAGGACGTGCATGCGACCGGACTGGCCTTGGCATCCAAGGTGTTAAAGGATGGCCGCGTCTCGGTAGCCTATTTCGGCGAAGGTTCGACCAGCCAGGGCGAATTTCATGAAGCGCTGAACTTTGCCGCGGTACATAAGCTGCCGGTCATTTTCTTCAACGAAAACAACGGTTATGCGATTTCGGTGCCGCAACGCCGGCAAATGGCGATTCAAGATGTCGCCACCCGTGCCCAAGGTTATGGGATGCCCGGGGTGATCGTCGACGGCAACGATCCGGTCAAAGTGTATGAGGTGGTGAAGGAAGCCGCCGAACGTGCTCGACGGGGCGAGGGACCCACGCTGATTGAGGCGAAGACCTACCGTTTCGTTCCCCATTCTAGCGATGATGACGACCGGGCTTACCGGTCTCGCGAAGAAGTGCAGGAATGGAAGAAGCGCGACCCGTTGATTACGTTCGAAAAGCGCCTCAAGGATGAAGGCATTCTGAGCGACCAAGACATCAAAGAGATGCAGCAGAAAATTAAGGACATCGTCAATGATGCAACGGACTACGCTGAGAAAGCACCATATCCGGATCCCAGCACATTAGCGGATCATGTCTACGGCTCGCTGTAA
- a CDS encoding 3-methyl-2-oxobutanoate dehydrogenase (2-methylpropanoyl-transferring) (PFAM: Dehydrogenase E1 component~COGs: COG1071 Pyruvate/2-oxoglutarate dehydrogenase complex dehydrogenase (E1) component eukaryotic type alpha subunit~InterPro IPR001017~KEGG: sti:Sthe_3477 3-methyl-2-oxobutanoate dehydrogenase (2-methylpropanoyl-transferring)~PFAM: Dehydrogenase, E1 component~PRIAM: 3-methyl-2-oxobutanoate dehydrogenase (2-methylpropanoyl-transferring)~SPTR: 3-methyl-2-oxobutanoate dehydrogenase (2-methylpropanoyl-transferring)) — MPHDAGATNWDLPLDQIHTLYYYMVLSRALDQRIWILNRQGKSAFVISGQGQEGVQAGAALALDPQVDWLAPYYRDLTLVMAFGMTPEEIMLAQLAKRDDPSSGGRQMPAHFGHPAKHILTGSSPVATQVPHAVGMAWAMKLQHHPGVVLTSLGEGSTNQGEFHEALNFAAVVKAPVIILVENNGYAISVPQRREMAIQDVALRAKAYGIPGVVVRGSDPLAVYQVVKEARQRALAGEGPTLIEAKTHRFTAHSSDDDDRTYRPRELLNEEKKDDPIHLFRTWMAEQALWDDEREADLMRRVADIVNQATTAAENAPFPSPDTLTQNVYGPSPV, encoded by the coding sequence ATGCCTCACGATGCCGGAGCCACGAATTGGGATCTCCCGCTCGACCAAATCCACACCTTGTATTATTATATGGTGCTAAGTCGAGCGTTAGACCAGCGGATTTGGATTCTCAATCGGCAGGGTAAGTCGGCTTTTGTCATCTCCGGTCAAGGACAAGAAGGGGTTCAAGCCGGAGCGGCCTTAGCCTTGGATCCTCAAGTCGACTGGCTCGCTCCGTATTATCGCGATCTGACGCTGGTCATGGCGTTTGGTATGACGCCCGAAGAAATCATGCTGGCTCAGTTGGCGAAGCGGGATGATCCGAGCTCCGGCGGACGGCAGATGCCGGCCCACTTTGGTCATCCGGCTAAGCATATTCTCACCGGTTCGTCGCCGGTTGCGACTCAGGTTCCGCATGCGGTCGGCATGGCCTGGGCGATGAAACTCCAACATCACCCGGGCGTGGTGCTCACCTCTCTGGGAGAAGGATCAACCAATCAAGGGGAATTTCATGAGGCGCTTAATTTTGCAGCGGTCGTCAAAGCCCCCGTCATTATTTTGGTTGAGAACAACGGCTACGCGATTTCGGTGCCGCAACGTCGGGAAATGGCCATTCAAGACGTGGCCTTGCGTGCCAAAGCCTATGGCATACCCGGGGTGGTGGTGCGAGGGTCGGATCCCTTGGCGGTTTATCAAGTGGTCAAAGAAGCGCGTCAACGCGCCTTGGCGGGTGAAGGACCGACGTTGATTGAGGCCAAGACGCATCGTTTTACGGCGCACTCAAGCGATGACGACGATCGGACCTATCGCCCACGCGAGTTGCTTAACGAAGAAAAAAAGGACGACCCGATTCACTTGTTCCGTACGTGGATGGCGGAACAAGCGTTATGGGATGACGAACGGGAAGCCGACCTCATGCGTCGGGTGGCCGATATCGTCAATCAAGCGACGACGGCGGCGGAAAATGCCCCGTTTCCCAGTCCGGATACCTTGACACAAAACGTGTACGGACCCTCCCCGGTTTAA
- a CDS encoding dihydrolipoamide dehydrogenase (PFAM: Pyridine nucleotide-disulphide oxidoreductase; Pyridine nucleotide-disulphide oxidoreductase, dimerisation domain~TIGRFAM: dihydrolipoamide dehydrogenase~COGs: COG1249 Pyruvate/2-oxoglutarate dehydrogenase complex dihydrolipoamide dehydrogenase (E3)~InterPro IPR006258:IPR013027:IPR004099~KEGG: afl:Aflv_0961 dihydrolipoamide dehydrogenase~PFAM: FAD-dependent pyridine nucleotide-disulphide oxidoreductase; Pyridine nucleotide-disulphide oxidoreductase, dimerisation~PRIAM: Dihydrolipoyl dehydrogenase~SPTR: Dihydrolipoyl dehydrogenase;~TIGRFAM: Dihydrolipoamide dehydrogenase), translating to MPDTQFDVIILGGGTGGYVAAIRAGQLGLKTALVDVGKVGGTCLHRGCIPTKALLQTAELYHVFRHREEYGLTAESVGLDYAKTLAKKDKVVTQLWRGVEFLLKKNKVTTFKGWGRLTDAQHIEVTAEDGKKTLLTAKDIVIATGSVPRALPGLAFNGTTILSSDHVLERPTIPASVVILGGGAIGVEFASMYNDFGSQVTLIEMMPHILPQDDAEIAQELTKLLTRRGIKIMAGTKFDIGSVQTDAEKVSATVTLPDGKSETVTGDVLLVAVGRSAVTEDIGLDTVGVKVDRGFIVVDEHYRTNVPHLYAIGDVIGGYLLAHVAAHEGMIAVETIAGKDPELLNPHRIPRVTYSRPEVASVGLTAKEAEDQGYDVKVGIFPFRANGKSLILGEAEGMVKLVADKRTDALLGAHIVGPHASDLINEMALARFLEATAWEVAESVHAHPTVSEVLHEAALAVDGMAIHI from the coding sequence ATGCCGGATACGCAATTTGACGTCATCATTCTCGGAGGCGGTACAGGCGGGTATGTGGCCGCCATTCGGGCGGGACAACTGGGTTTGAAAACGGCGCTGGTCGATGTCGGCAAGGTCGGCGGTACGTGTTTACACCGTGGGTGCATTCCGACCAAGGCGTTATTGCAAACCGCCGAACTCTACCATGTCTTTCGGCATCGTGAAGAGTACGGCCTTACCGCCGAGAGTGTGGGACTCGATTACGCCAAGACGTTAGCCAAAAAAGATAAAGTGGTGACGCAATTATGGCGGGGCGTCGAGTTCCTTTTGAAAAAGAACAAGGTCACCACATTTAAAGGCTGGGGTCGCCTCACGGATGCCCAGCACATTGAAGTAACCGCGGAAGACGGCAAAAAGACCCTTTTGACGGCGAAAGACATCGTGATTGCCACCGGATCGGTTCCGCGGGCGCTTCCGGGACTGGCCTTTAACGGGACGACGATTCTAAGTTCCGACCATGTTCTGGAGCGTCCCACGATTCCTGCGTCGGTGGTCATTTTGGGGGGCGGCGCGATTGGCGTGGAGTTTGCCTCCATGTACAACGATTTCGGTAGCCAAGTCACCTTGATTGAGATGATGCCGCACATTTTGCCCCAAGATGATGCGGAAATCGCTCAGGAGTTGACCAAGTTATTGACTCGGCGCGGTATCAAAATCATGGCCGGAACCAAATTTGACATCGGAAGCGTGCAAACCGACGCCGAAAAGGTGAGCGCGACCGTCACATTGCCGGACGGGAAGAGTGAAACCGTGACCGGTGACGTGTTACTGGTCGCCGTGGGGCGTTCGGCCGTGACCGAGGATATCGGGTTGGATACGGTTGGGGTCAAGGTGGACCGTGGATTTATCGTGGTCGACGAGCACTACCGGACCAATGTTCCGCATCTTTATGCGATTGGGGATGTCATTGGCGGATATTTGCTCGCTCATGTGGCGGCGCATGAAGGCATGATTGCGGTGGAGACGATTGCCGGCAAAGACCCCGAGCTCTTAAATCCTCACCGCATTCCGCGGGTGACTTATTCTCGGCCGGAAGTGGCGTCGGTCGGGTTAACCGCGAAGGAAGCCGAAGACCAAGGCTATGACGTAAAAGTGGGGATTTTCCCGTTTCGGGCGAATGGGAAATCCTTAATTCTGGGCGAAGCGGAAGGTATGGTGAAGCTGGTCGCCGACAAGCGTACGGACGCCTTGCTCGGGGCGCATATTGTGGGTCCGCACGCGTCCGATCTCATTAACGAGATGGCATTGGCGCGATTCTTGGAAGCGACGGCGTGGGAAGTGGCCGAAAGCGTGCACGCTCACCCAACCGTGTCGGAAGTGTTGCATGAAGCCGCTTTGGCGGTCGATGGAATGGCGATTCATATTTAA
- a CDS encoding gamma-glutamyltranspeptidase (PFAM: Gamma-glutamyltranspeptidase~TIGRFAM: gamma-glutamyltranspeptidase~COGs: COG0405 Gamma-glutamyltransferase~InterPro IPR000101~KEGG: tmr:Tmar_1467 gamma-glutamyltransferase~PFAM: Gamma-glutamyltranspeptidase~SPTR: Gamma-glutamyltransferase), with the protein MLLDQDRPFPAVWASHGMVSSCHALASQAGMEIMIRGGNAVDAAVAMAWATGVLMPDMCGPGGEAFCLIRQNEEPVRAYLGSGPLPAGFSLEDLPPDSLVLPLRGGASVSVPGAVDLYYQIHQRYGRLSWPDVMGPAVRLAEQGFPVDTRLYQSLDEYQRVIQDNPAVRRRFYPDGRPLKVGQTLIQPELAETLKTIRQYGPDPFYAGAIAERVSAAVIEAGGYLTARDLSGYETEIADPVHVRFQDFEVYQTPLPSAGVVMLEALKILQDDPWSADWREQPELVHRMIEALRLAFRDRRDLLGDPRFHAVDPATLLSDAWIDERRQMIGHHALSIPTHLTAGDTTSFVAIDESGLHVSFIHSLALAFGSGVYVPDTGFFLNNRSGRSFNRIPGHPNEARPGKRPMHTLNTWLVTRKNQTVLLGNTPGGDGQPQWNLSVLLDLLAGGRTPGEAVALPRLQVAPATDAHTLHEPSRVLLESRFSPQVAEELQRRGHDIQVIGPWDSGGTVQVIQVMDGVFQGASDPRGIGQTQGY; encoded by the coding sequence GTGCTGTTGGATCAGGATCGACCGTTCCCGGCGGTATGGGCTTCGCATGGGATGGTTTCCAGTTGCCATGCGTTAGCCAGCCAGGCGGGAATGGAAATAATGATCCGGGGCGGCAATGCGGTAGATGCTGCCGTTGCCATGGCATGGGCCACGGGAGTTCTGATGCCGGACATGTGTGGTCCCGGGGGCGAAGCGTTTTGCTTGATTCGTCAGAATGAGGAACCCGTGCGGGCGTATTTGGGATCGGGACCCTTACCGGCAGGATTTTCCCTGGAAGATCTGCCCCCGGACAGCCTGGTGTTGCCGTTGCGAGGGGGCGCTTCGGTGTCCGTACCGGGTGCCGTGGATCTCTATTATCAAATCCATCAACGCTACGGACGCCTGTCTTGGCCGGACGTGATGGGGCCGGCCGTTCGGTTGGCCGAACAAGGTTTTCCGGTCGATACCCGACTTTATCAAAGTCTTGACGAATACCAACGGGTTATTCAGGATAATCCGGCGGTGCGCCGCCGCTTTTATCCCGACGGTCGTCCGCTTAAGGTCGGTCAGACGTTAATACAGCCCGAACTGGCCGAGACCCTAAAAACCATTCGTCAATACGGGCCGGATCCCTTTTATGCCGGTGCGATTGCCGAACGGGTGAGTGCGGCCGTCATCGAAGCCGGAGGCTACTTGACGGCCCGGGATCTCAGCGGGTATGAGACCGAAATCGCGGATCCCGTCCATGTGAGGTTTCAGGACTTTGAGGTCTACCAAACGCCGCTACCGTCAGCGGGGGTGGTCATGTTGGAAGCCTTAAAGATTCTTCAAGACGACCCTTGGAGTGCCGATTGGCGTGAACAGCCGGAACTCGTTCATCGGATGATTGAGGCGCTGCGCTTGGCTTTTCGGGATCGGCGGGATTTGTTGGGCGATCCCCGCTTTCACGCGGTCGATCCTGCGACTCTCCTTTCCGACGCGTGGATAGACGAACGGCGTCAAATGATCGGCCATCATGCCCTATCCATTCCCACCCACCTTACAGCAGGTGATACGACTTCATTCGTCGCCATCGACGAATCCGGTCTTCACGTGTCCTTTATTCATAGTTTGGCGTTAGCCTTCGGCTCAGGGGTGTATGTCCCCGACACCGGATTTTTCCTCAACAACCGATCCGGTCGGTCGTTTAACCGAATTCCGGGCCATCCCAACGAGGCGCGGCCTGGTAAGCGTCCGATGCACACCCTCAACACCTGGCTTGTCACCCGGAAGAATCAAACCGTGCTCTTAGGCAACACACCCGGCGGAGACGGTCAACCGCAGTGGAACCTCTCGGTCCTGTTGGATCTGCTGGCGGGCGGCCGGACCCCTGGAGAAGCGGTGGCCTTGCCCCGGCTGCAAGTCGCGCCGGCGACGGATGCCCATACGCTGCACGAGCCCTCCCGCGTCTTGCTCGAGTCCCGGTTTTCCCCTCAGGTGGCGGAAGAACTCCAGCGTCGCGGGCATGATATTCAGGTTATCGGACCGTGGGACAGCGGGGGGACGGTCCAGGTGATTCAGGTGATGGACGGCGTGTTCCAGGGGGCTTCAGATCCCCGGGGTATTGGGCAAACGCAAGGTTATTAA
- a CDS encoding methylated-DNA/protein-cysteinemethyltransferase (PFAM: 6-O-methylguanine DNA methyltransferase, DNA binding domain~TIGRFAM: O-6-methylguanine DNA methyltransferase~COGs: COG0350 Methylated DNA-protein cysteine methyltransferase~InterPro IPR014048~KEGG: ppy:PPE_03949 methylated-DNA--protein-cysteine methyltransferase (O-6-methylguanine-DNA alkyltransferase)~PFAM: Methylated-DNA-[protein]-cysteine S-methyltransferase, DNA binding~SPTR: O6-methylguanine-DNA methyltransferase;~TIGRFAM: Methylated-DNA-[protein]-cysteine S-methyltransferase, DNA binding) has translation MSAIVYWDRWQHSWGSFYLAATTEGLIRLLLPHESLDELAAWAARYLPGPSFVEDPVMLAPYRKALDYYFTDRTLPKVPVVWYGTPFQKAVWQALTLIPQGQTVSYRRIAEAVGHPHALRAVGTAVGANPIPILVPCHRVIRHNGTLGQYAGGQALKARLLAWEGVSGPWSDDFTSPSFASSVDDPGFQTWP, from the coding sequence ATGTCGGCAATCGTGTATTGGGACCGCTGGCAACATTCGTGGGGCTCGTTTTATCTGGCGGCGACGACCGAGGGGCTGATCCGTCTCTTGCTCCCCCACGAATCGCTCGACGAATTGGCGGCTTGGGCGGCACGCTATCTGCCCGGCCCATCCTTCGTCGAGGATCCCGTAATGCTCGCCCCCTATCGGAAAGCCCTCGATTACTATTTTACCGATCGTACGCTGCCTAAAGTCCCCGTCGTCTGGTATGGCACACCCTTTCAAAAGGCCGTGTGGCAGGCGTTAACTCTCATCCCGCAGGGCCAAACGGTGAGCTATCGTCGCATTGCGGAGGCTGTCGGACACCCGCATGCCCTACGAGCGGTCGGAACCGCGGTGGGTGCCAATCCGATTCCGATTCTGGTGCCCTGCCACCGCGTCATCCGGCATAACGGGACCCTTGGCCAATACGCGGGTGGACAAGCGTTAAAAGCCCGCCTATTAGCCTGGGAAGGGGTGTCCGGACCATGGTCGGACGATTTTACGAGTCCGTCTTTCGCGTCCAGCGTTGACGATCCCGGGTTTCAAACTTGGCCATAA